Proteins encoded by one window of Arabidopsis thaliana chromosome 2, partial sequence:
- a CDS encoding alpha/beta-Hydrolases superfamily protein (alpha/beta-Hydrolases superfamily protein; FUNCTIONS IN: hydrolase activity; INVOLVED IN: metabolic process; LOCATED IN: cellular_component unknown; EXPRESSED IN: 21 plant structures; EXPRESSED DURING: 13 growth stages; CONTAINS InterPro DOMAIN/s: Alpha/beta hydrolase fold-3 (InterPro:IPR013094); BEST Arabidopsis thaliana protein match is: carboxyesterase 13 (TAIR:AT3G48700.1); Has 9970 Blast hits to 9948 proteins in 1554 species: Archae - 115; Bacteria - 5525; Metazoa - 1072; Fungi - 910; Plants - 1367; Viruses - 5; Other Eukaryotes - 976 (source: NCBI BLink).), whose amino-acid sequence MDSVIAFDRSPMFRVYKSGRIERLLGETTVPPSLTPQNGVVSKDIIHSPEKNLSLRIYLPEKVTVKKLPILIYFHGGGFIIETAFSPPYHTFLTSAVAAANCLAISVNYRRAPEFPVPIPYEDSWDSLKWVLTHITGTGPETWINKHGDFGKVFLAGDSAGGNISHHLTMRAKKEKLCDSLISGIILIHPYFWSKTPIDEFEVRDVGKTKGVEGSWRVASPNSKQGVDDPWLNVVGSDPSGLGCGRVLVMVAGDDLFVRQGWCYAEKLKKSGWEGEVEVMETKNEGHVFHLKNPNSDNARQVVKKLEEFINK is encoded by the coding sequence ATGGATTCCGTAATCGCTTTCGACAGATCTCCGATGTTTCGAGTCTACAAGAGTGGCCGCATTGAGCGTCTCTTAGGAGAAACAACCGTCCCACCATCTCTTACACCACAAAACGGTGTCGTCTCCAAAGATATCATCCATTCACCGGAGAAAAACCTCTCCCTCCGCATCTACCTACCGGAGAAAGTCACTGTTAAAAAGCTCCCAATCCTCATCTACTTCCACGGTGGTGGTTTCATCATAGAAACAGCTTTTTCTCCACCCTACCACACTTTCCTCACATCCGCCGTCGCGGCCGCTAACTGCTTAGCAATATCAGTAAACTATCGCCGTGCACCGGAGTTTCCGGTACCTATTCCGTACGAAGATTCATGGGATTCACTCAAATGGGTGTTAACTCATATCACAGGAACCGGACCGGAAACTTGGATAAACAAACACGGCGATTTCGGAAAAGTGTTTCTCGCCGGAGATAGCGCCGGTGGAAACATATCTCATCATCTAACGATGCGAGCgaaaaaagagaagctttGTGATTCTTTAATATCAGGGATAATCTTGATTCATCCATATTTTTGGAGTAAGACTCCAATTGATGAGTTTGAGGTTAGAGACGTGGGGAAGACGAAAGGTGTTGAAGGAAGTTGGAGAGTCGCAAGTCCGAATAGTAAACAAGGAGTTGATGATCCATGGCTCAACGTTGTCGGATCGGATCCATCCGGATTAGGTTGCGGGCGGGTTTTGGTAATGGTAGCTGGAGATGATCTGTTTGTGAGACAAGGTTGGTGTTACGCggagaagctgaagaagagtGGATGGGAAGGTGAAGTTGAGGTAATGGAGACTAAAAATGAAGGTCATGTTTTTCATTTGAAGAATCCTAATAGTGATAATGCTCGTCAAGTCGTGAAGAAACTTGAAGAGTTTATTAATAAGTAA
- a CDS encoding F-box only protein (DUF295) (CONTAINS InterPro DOMAIN/s: F-box domain, cyclin-like (InterPro:IPR001810), Protein of unknown function DUF295 (InterPro:IPR005174); BEST Arabidopsis thaliana protein match is: F-box family protein (TAIR:AT5G38270.1); Has 427 Blast hits to 415 proteins in 12 species: Archae - 0; Bacteria - 2; Metazoa - 0; Fungi - 0; Plants - 425; Viruses - 0; Other Eukaryotes - 0 (source: NCBI BLink).) translates to MGMTTDSMKKEETQKMSENHDWSKLCPDILRKIIESLSSLDFYRAKIVCSDWYSVWKTCVKRPLRPWRIIYRAKYYISTSLMLFDPDEDKIYKNLVGVSDESYRLASSGNWLLMADSRLDFYIVNLLTGKRINLPPMESKIRGAQARFVQSKYFYKSRYICFDNCNSIRISEKEVFESKRAAVLWIDERTGDYFVAWIFNKHYLFTHKKGDDSWCWNRKWTKPGYLDLAYKNNKLYIYNTDNYIKIFDFSGDYPKEDIENNPYHNRPLQYIRGPGEVLLSKRIAIQKSGEVLIILRVIKGYNFLFWIFKMNFERRKWERVDSIGDDEMIIFGHGLTVRAPVQDIGDGVKSGSICFVEYDRQPFSGVFDLATGKVTRPNKFRYHMSYSHWFLPGFA, encoded by the coding sequence ATGGGTATGACAACCGATTCGATGAAGAAAGAGGAGACACAAAAAATGTCTGAGAATCATGATTGGTCCAAGCTTTGTCCTGATATTTTGAGAAAGATCATCGAAAGCTTGAGCTCTCTAGATTTTTACCGAGCAAAAATTGTTTGCTCAGATTGGTACTCCGTTTGGAAAACATGCGTAAAGCGGCCTCTGCGTCCATGGCGGATCATATATAGAGCAAAGTATTATATTAGTACTTCATTGATGTTGTTCGATCCCGACGAAGACAAGATTTATAAGAATCTTGTCGGAGTTTCTGACGAGAGCTATCGTTTGGCTAGCTCTGGAAACTGGCTCTTGATGGCAGATTCTCGTCTTGATTTCTATATTGTTAACCTGTTAACGGGCAAAAGGATCAATCTTCCACCAATGGAGTCTAAAATTCGTGGTGCACAAGCGAGATTTGTGCAAAGCAAATATTTTTACAAGTCGAGGTACATTTGCTTTGACAATTGTAATTCTATTCGTATAAGTGAGAAAGAAGTATTCGAATCCAAAAGAGCAGCTGTTCTGTGGATAGACGAGAGGACGGGAGATTATTTCGTTGCTTGGATTTTTAATAAGCATTATTTGTTCACACACAAGAAAGGAGATGATTCGTGGTGTTGGAATAGGAAGTGGACTAAACCTGGTTATTTGGATTTGGCTTATAAGAACAACAAGCTTTATATCTATAATACCGATAACTACATCAagatttttgatttctctggAGATTACCCTAAAGAAGATATCGAAAATAACCCGTATCATAATCGTCCTCTTCAGTACATTCGGGGACCAGGGGAAGTCCTTTTGAGCAAGAGAATAGCGATTCAGAAATCGGGAGAGGTTTTGATCATCTTGAGAGTTATAAAAGGttataactttttgttttggatctttaaaatgaattttgagCGTAGAAAATGGGAAAGAGTAGATTCTattggagatgatgagatGATTATCTTCGGTCATGGGCTTACAGTAAGAGCACCGGTTCAAGATATTGGTGATGGAGTCAAGAGTGGTTCAATCTGTTTCGTTGAATATGACCGTCAGCCATTTTCCGGTGTCTTCGATCTTGCCACTGGTAAAGTTACAAGGCCAAATAAATTTCGTTATCATATGAGTTATAGTCATTGGTTTCTTCCAGGATTTGCTTAG
- a CDS encoding uncharacterized protein (unknown protein; Has 0 Blast hits to 0 proteins in 0 species (source: NCBI BLink).): protein MEVINPTTLTFQELVLAKSHRLYAAAPLSSWIRRPIQREKRWDENCMKIKIGPNSVPIFCDRSSKD from the exons ATGGAAGTGATTAATCCGACCACGTTAACGTTCCAAGAACTAGTCCTAGCGAAAAGTCACCGACTATATGCAGCTGCTCC GTTATCATCATGGATTCGCCGACCGATTCAACGAGAGAAGAGATGGGACGAAAATTGTATGAAAATCAAGATTGGTCCAAACTCTGTCCCGATCTTCTGCGATCGATCCTCGAAAGATTga
- a CDS encoding uncharacterized protein (unknown protein; Has 5 Blast hits to 5 proteins in 1 species: Archae - 0; Bacteria - 0; Metazoa - 0; Fungi - 0; Plants - 5; Viruses - 0; Other Eukaryotes - 0 (source: NCBI BLink).), with protein MRESKNQINPPLLKKKKATHLLKAVEEPVTEVVADIAREAVMNTEEVVVTRDIAEVTDLVEVVVEKDRVVVAVRDVAKEEVALEVTEEA; from the exons atgagagagagcaaaaatcaaatcaatccgccattgttgaagaagaagaa AGCCACACATTTGCTCAAGGCGGTGGAGGAGCCTGTGACGGAGGTGGTGGCGGATATCGCAAGAGAGGCGGTAATGAATacggaggaggtggtggttaCGAGAGACATAGCAGAGGTTACAGATCTGGTGGAGGTTGTGGTGGAAAAGGATAGGGTGGTGGTGGCCGTGAGGGATGTGGCTAAGGAGGAGGTGGCGCTGGAAGTTACTGAGGAGGCGTAG
- a CDS encoding F-box family protein-like protein (F-box family protein-related; BEST Arabidopsis thaliana protein match is: F-box family protein (TAIR:AT5G38270.1); Has 83 Blast hits to 83 proteins in 3 species: Archae - 0; Bacteria - 0; Metazoa - 0; Fungi - 0; Plants - 83; Viruses - 0; Other Eukaryotes - 0 (source: NCBI BLink).) has product MDMSMREEKRPKVFDNHDWYFVWKTCVKRPLYPWRIIYYDDDSSSLFDPGEDKIYGTKLLGLSDNSYYMASSGNWLLMINLPSMESSVRGGKIRFEPSRYYNRQGKWGWFVLHPFVICSHTRKEMILGGTGMISMGHQLRCLGI; this is encoded by the exons ATGGATATGTCgatgagagaagagaaaagaccAAAAGTGTTTGATAATCACG ATTGGTATTTCGTTTGGAAAACATGCGTGAAACGGCCTCTGTATCCATGGCGGATCATATACTACGATGATGATTCTTCCAGTTTGTTTGATCCCGGTGAAGACAAGATTTACGGGACAAAACTCCTCGGACTCTCTGACAATAGCTATTATATGGCTAGCTCCGGAAACTGGCTCTTGATG ATCAATCTTCCGTCAATGGAGTCGTCAGTTCGCGGTGGAAAAATAAGATTCGAGCCAAGCAGATACTATAATAGACAAGGCAAGTGGGGATGGTTCGTCCTCCATCCTTTTG TTATTTGTTCACATACAAGAAAGGAGATGATTCTTGGTGGAACTGGAATGATAAGTATGGGACATCAGCTCCGATGTTTGGGGATTTAG